From Leptospira ellinghausenii, a single genomic window includes:
- a CDS encoding adenylate/guanylate cyclase domain-containing protein has product MKWIYLLLGDPKKHSLEHRLFNTVSLVNGVLNLLGVFGVLYLENYLILICLNVGSGFLMLVMYYLSRVKSIYFILYWPFNLTILFYLASMWFFNGGSIGGNHYYLIPSLVIALILIRNHNIWIVYSIYIGVSASLYTVEYFHKDWVTGYATEMDRYMDAGGNYLFVQILTGILIFILSRNLNIERKKSEALLLNILPEPIADELKREARVVPKRFEKTSVLFCDMVGFTKIAETMNAEVLVHELDQIFRAFDRICKENRMEKIKTIGDAYMAVGGIPNENTTNAVDAVLCGLGFQSYMAEQKEIHQLHGRVFWEIRLGIHIGPLVAGVVGSDKFVYDVWGDTVNTASRLESSGVVAEVNISRSVYEEVQKIFECEPRGFVSIKNKADIEMYLVKGFLPEYASPIDSKLPNELFQRLYKTGALFYTNEVES; this is encoded by the coding sequence ATGAAATGGATATACCTTTTACTCGGAGACCCAAAAAAACACTCACTCGAACATCGGTTATTTAATACAGTATCCCTTGTAAATGGAGTATTAAATTTACTGGGAGTTTTTGGCGTTTTGTACTTAGAGAATTATTTGATTCTCATCTGTCTGAATGTGGGTTCTGGGTTTCTCATGCTTGTCATGTACTACTTAAGCCGAGTCAAAAGTATCTACTTCATTTTGTATTGGCCTTTTAACTTAACGATTTTGTTTTATCTTGCATCGATGTGGTTTTTTAATGGCGGATCCATTGGTGGGAATCATTATTATTTGATTCCATCGCTTGTGATTGCACTGATCCTCATTCGGAATCATAATATATGGATTGTTTATTCTATTTATATTGGTGTCTCTGCTTCTCTCTATACAGTGGAATACTTTCACAAAGATTGGGTCACAGGGTATGCCACTGAAATGGATCGGTATATGGATGCTGGTGGAAATTATTTATTCGTACAAATTCTGACTGGGATTTTGATATTTATCCTAAGTCGTAATTTGAATATAGAGAGAAAAAAATCAGAAGCCTTACTTCTCAATATCCTTCCAGAACCCATTGCCGATGAATTAAAAAGAGAAGCAAGAGTTGTACCAAAACGGTTCGAAAAAACTTCCGTACTATTTTGTGATATGGTTGGGTTTACCAAAATTGCAGAGACTATGAATGCTGAAGTTTTAGTCCACGAACTCGACCAAATCTTTCGTGCTTTTGATCGTATCTGTAAAGAAAATCGAATGGAAAAAATCAAAACCATAGGTGATGCTTATATGGCAGTTGGTGGAATTCCAAACGAAAATACTACGAATGCCGTAGATGCAGTGTTATGTGGTCTTGGGTTCCAGTCATATATGGCAGAACAAAAAGAAATCCATCAATTGCATGGTAGAGTTTTTTGGGAAATCCGATTGGGAATCCATATTGGACCACTTGTTGCAGGTGTAGTCGGTAGTGATAAGTTTGTCTATGATGTTTGGGGTGATACAGTAAATACAGCAAGTAGGCTCGAGAGTAGTGGTGTTGTTGCCGAAGTGAATATTTCGCGTTCCGTTTATGAAGAAGTCCAAAAAATCTTCGAATGTGAACCAAGAGGTTTTGTTTCGATCAAAAACAAAGCAGACATTGAAATGTATTTGGTGAAGGGATTTTTACCTGAATATGCAAGTCCCATCGACTCCAAACTTCCCAACGAATTATTCCAAAGGCTTTATAAAACGGGTGCTTTGTTTTATACAAATGAAGTTGAATCATAA
- a CDS encoding tetratricopeptide repeat protein: MLETVYYESLMKVDAKKALATLDKAREEKEKGSYETALTLYREYLSMVDPSFTHGVWNTMAEILFENKDYEKALSHCNRALELMKDFIPALELRAKIQNALGNTTAMKNDLNTINKLNAIEQAKWDDPNHYYHYK, encoded by the coding sequence TTGTTGGAAACTGTATACTATGAATCACTGATGAAAGTGGACGCAAAAAAAGCTCTGGCAACCTTAGATAAGGCGAGAGAAGAAAAAGAAAAAGGATCCTATGAAACAGCTCTAACTCTTTATCGAGAATACTTATCCATGGTAGATCCTTCCTTCACTCATGGGGTCTGGAATACAATGGCAGAAATCTTATTTGAGAATAAAGATTATGAAAAAGCTCTTTCTCACTGTAATCGTGCATTGGAACTAATGAAAGACTTTATCCCTGCACTAGAATTACGTGCGAAAATACAAAATGCCTTAGGAAATACAACTGCAATGAAAAATGACTTAAACACCATTAACAAACTCAATGCAATAGAACAGGCAAAGTGGGATGACCCCAATCACTATTATCATTATAAGTGA
- a CDS encoding DoxX family protein — MKLILFHPYSFYIARTLIVLIIGQTLYFKFTGSEESKYIFTVLAMEPWGRIGLAILETICIILLLFPRLVWLGALLASNLMLGAILSHLVFLGIVVHNDGGLLFILALVVFLLSLYVVYYERNKIPYLRDFFPID, encoded by the coding sequence ATGAAATTAATTCTATTCCATCCTTATAGTTTTTATATCGCTAGAACATTGATTGTTCTGATCATAGGACAAACTTTATATTTTAAATTTACTGGTTCAGAAGAATCTAAGTACATCTTTACTGTTCTTGCGATGGAACCGTGGGGGAGAATCGGTTTGGCGATTTTAGAAACCATTTGTATTATACTCCTATTGTTCCCACGTTTGGTTTGGTTAGGCGCGCTATTGGCATCAAATCTAATGTTAGGTGCAATTTTATCTCATTTAGTGTTTTTGGGCATTGTTGTCCACAATGATGGTGGATTACTTTTTATTTTAGCCCTTGTTGTATTCCTATTGTCTCTGTATGTTGTGTACTATGAGAGAAATAAAATTCCTTATCTTAGGGACTTTTTTCCAATCGACTGA
- a CDS encoding alpha/beta fold hydrolase, producing MFLQCVPHLEGKEKIEKFTIQTKEGNIFTLSNDCQSKSKLMVFVHGSPGNGSDFLPYLEDKDFQTHFCMLSPDRLGFGLSEQEEFIASLNAQGKVISEMIQSFIENQKLAVTSIIIVGHSYGGPVSMKSFLLLSENLKKNGKVFLISAPMDPIYEELRFYNHLAKSAIVEWILPKSWVRSNEEMFQLKQDLIGLGLELRQSQVPVVMIHGDSDGLVPWEHTRFLNHESYKGGSKVYLLSGGSHFIPWTRFSEIKSIVFKEVSL from the coding sequence ATGTTTCTCCAATGTGTTCCGCATCTAGAAGGAAAGGAGAAGATCGAGAAATTTACAATTCAAACGAAAGAAGGAAACATATTTACTCTATCGAATGATTGCCAATCGAAGTCAAAATTAATGGTCTTTGTTCATGGGTCTCCTGGAAATGGTTCCGATTTTTTGCCTTATTTGGAAGATAAGGATTTCCAAACTCATTTTTGTATGTTGTCTCCTGATCGGCTTGGATTTGGCTTATCAGAACAAGAGGAATTTATTGCCAGTCTGAATGCCCAAGGTAAAGTTATTTCGGAAATGATCCAATCGTTTATAGAGAACCAAAAACTGGCAGTGACTTCCATTATCATTGTTGGACATTCTTATGGAGGACCCGTTTCTATGAAGTCCTTCCTCTTACTAAGTGAAAATTTAAAAAAGAATGGAAAGGTTTTTTTAATCTCGGCACCAATGGATCCCATATATGAAGAACTTAGATTTTATAATCATCTTGCAAAGAGTGCTATCGTTGAATGGATTTTGCCCAAGTCTTGGGTGCGAAGTAACGAAGAAATGTTCCAATTAAAACAAGACTTAATCGGTTTGGGACTTGAATTGAGACAATCTCAGGTTCCGGTTGTCATGATCCACGGCGATTCGGATGGGCTAGTCCCTTGGGAACACACAAGATTTTTGAATCATGAATCATACAAAGGTGGATCAAAAGTGTATCTTCTTTCGGGAGGGAGTCATTTTATCCCTTGGACAAGGTTTTCTGAAATCAAATCAATTGTATTCAAAGAGGTCTCCTTATGA
- a CDS encoding flagellin N-terminal helical domain-containing protein → MIINHNMSAIQSHRALKFTQWDVDKTMRNLSTGQRINLAGDDASGLAVSEKLRTQIRGLRQAERNTEDGLSFIQTAEGYLDQSAEIIQRIRTLAIQTSNGIYTPEDRQLVQVEVSALVDEIDRIASQAEFNKMKLFEGDFARKSTKASMWFHMGANAKQRERFYIGTMTSKALKMSEGAIKIALSTPGKADEAIAKADFALNKIMKQRADMGAYQNRLESTAKGLMGAYENMQASESRIRDADMAEEMVALTTKQILVQSGTAMLAQASLRPNSVLRLLNNA, encoded by the coding sequence ATGATTATCAATCACAACATGAGTGCGATCCAATCACATCGTGCTCTCAAGTTTACACAATGGGATGTAGATAAGACCATGAGGAACCTCTCCACTGGGCAAAGGATTAACCTTGCCGGTGATGATGCTTCTGGTCTTGCTGTTTCGGAAAAACTACGAACACAAATTCGTGGTTTACGTCAGGCAGAAAGGAATACGGAAGATGGACTTAGTTTCATCCAGACTGCAGAGGGTTACCTTGACCAGTCGGCTGAAATCATCCAACGAATCCGAACCTTGGCGATCCAGACTTCGAACGGAATCTACACACCTGAGGACAGGCAACTCGTGCAGGTAGAAGTATCTGCGCTGGTGGATGAGATCGATCGAATTGCTTCCCAAGCAGAGTTCAATAAAATGAAACTGTTTGAAGGAGACTTCGCTCGAAAGTCAACGAAAGCATCGATGTGGTTTCACATGGGAGCAAACGCAAAGCAAAGAGAGCGTTTCTACATTGGAACTATGACTTCGAAAGCTCTTAAGATGTCAGAAGGGGCAATTAAAATTGCACTCTCTACACCTGGAAAAGCAGACGAAGCGATTGCAAAAGCGGACTTCGCCTTGAACAAGATCATGAAGCAGAGAGCAGATATGGGAGCTTATCAAAATAGGCTCGAAAGTACTGCAAAAGGCCTCATGGGTGCATACGAAAATATGCAAGCATCCGAATCAAGGATTAGGGACGCAGATATGGCTGAGGAAATGGTAGCGCTCACGACGAAACAAATTCTCGTGCAAAGCGGTACGGCAATGCTAGCGCAAGCCAGCCTCAGACCAAATTCTGTACTACGACTTTTGAATAACGCTTAA